Proteins co-encoded in one Kocuria flava genomic window:
- a CDS encoding ABC transporter ATP-binding protein: MIEIENLTKTYGDRTAVDDISLTVRPGRVTGFLGPNGAGKSTTMRLVVGLETPTRGSVLVNGKPYAQHQAPLSEVGVLLDAKAVHPRRTARAHLAALAATHGIPRSRVQEVVDLTGLGSAADKRVGGFSLGMGQRLGIAAALLGDPRTVILDEPVNGLDPEGVVWVRHLAKFLAAEGRTVFLSSHLMSEMAQTADHLVVIGRGRILADAPIDRILAGSSTRTRVRADDRPGLRRALDVLGAEVEEIDDDGVVVTGPEPRRIAGAAMAAGVLLHELTPLTETLEDVYMAMTQDEVEYRSGTGSAPPPVGAPAPDGEPGDAPVRAPWEQPAAVNGDRA; this comes from the coding sequence GTGATCGAGATCGAGAACCTGACCAAGACCTACGGGGACCGGACGGCGGTGGACGACATCAGCCTCACCGTGCGCCCCGGCCGGGTCACCGGGTTCCTCGGGCCCAACGGCGCGGGCAAGTCGACCACGATGCGCCTCGTCGTCGGCCTCGAGACCCCCACCCGGGGCAGCGTGCTCGTCAACGGCAAGCCCTACGCCCAGCACCAAGCCCCGCTGTCCGAGGTCGGCGTGCTGCTGGACGCCAAAGCCGTCCACCCCCGGCGCACCGCCCGCGCCCACCTGGCGGCGCTGGCGGCCACCCACGGCATCCCGCGCTCGCGGGTCCAGGAGGTCGTGGACCTCACGGGCCTGGGCTCGGCCGCGGACAAGCGCGTGGGCGGGTTCTCCCTCGGCATGGGCCAGCGCCTCGGCATCGCCGCCGCGCTGCTCGGGGACCCGCGCACCGTGATCCTCGACGAGCCCGTCAACGGCCTCGACCCCGAGGGCGTCGTGTGGGTCCGCCACCTCGCGAAGTTCCTCGCCGCCGAGGGCCGCACCGTCTTCCTCTCCTCCCACCTGATGTCCGAGATGGCCCAGACCGCCGACCACCTCGTGGTGATCGGCCGGGGCCGGATCCTCGCCGACGCCCCCATCGACCGGATCCTCGCCGGCAGCAGCACCCGCACGCGGGTGCGCGCCGACGACCGGCCGGGCCTGCGCCGCGCCCTCGACGTGCTCGGGGCCGAGGTCGAGGAGATCGACGACGACGGCGTCGTGGTCACCGGGCCGGAGCCGCGGCGGATCGCCGGGGCCGCGATGGCCGCCGGGGTGCTGCTGCACGAGCTCACGCCCCTGACCGAGACCCTCGAGGACGTGTACATGGCCATGACCCAGGACGAGGTCGAGTACCGCTCGGGCACCGGGTCCGCCCCGCCCCCGGTCGGCGCGCCCGCCCCGGACGGGGAGCCCGGCGACGCCCCCGTCCGCGCCCCCTGGGAGCAGCCCGCCGCCGTGAACGGAGACCGAGCATGA
- a CDS encoding ABC transporter permease subunit, producing MSTSTPTAARPEAGGPAEPGRDGGRTPAVRLSFPRVLRSEWIKFRSLRSHWILLGVALALALGFAALSAWSTTTFVQFSEDTAQEQVDAMLDGRDPAELGLTEEDVEEQREQFAAEADRQMAEGSGMALPEDMGFGEYLAMTSANGGLQLVMLLVGALAVLFIGSEYATGAIRTTMTAVPRRTPVLVAKTVVVSLVALLFGVISAASAHLLVQPLLAGPGLGYDVLQKPVLLNILAVGLFYVFTAWLGLGLGALLRSTTWGIVVLVVVLLVLEIVLFALSFEWLEDVKPYSPAAAGTQLTTMYQSPDPVLDHLESGLVYGGWGLLLVIAGIVVTKRRPL from the coding sequence ATGAGCACCAGCACCCCCACCGCCGCCCGCCCGGAGGCCGGCGGACCGGCCGAGCCCGGACGGGACGGCGGCCGCACCCCGGCCGTGCGCCTGAGCTTCCCCCGCGTGCTGCGCTCGGAGTGGATCAAGTTCCGCTCCCTGCGCTCGCACTGGATCCTGCTGGGCGTCGCCCTGGCCCTGGCCCTGGGCTTCGCCGCGCTCTCCGCGTGGAGCACCACGACCTTCGTGCAGTTCAGCGAGGACACCGCCCAGGAGCAGGTCGACGCGATGCTCGACGGCCGCGACCCCGCCGAGCTCGGCCTCACCGAGGAGGACGTCGAGGAGCAGCGCGAGCAGTTCGCGGCCGAGGCCGACCGGCAGATGGCCGAGGGCTCCGGCATGGCCCTGCCCGAGGACATGGGCTTCGGGGAGTACCTGGCGATGACCAGCGCCAACGGCGGCCTGCAGCTCGTGATGCTGCTCGTGGGCGCGCTCGCCGTGCTGTTCATCGGCTCGGAGTACGCGACCGGCGCGATCCGCACCACGATGACCGCCGTGCCCCGCCGGACCCCGGTGCTCGTGGCCAAGACCGTGGTCGTGTCCCTGGTGGCCCTCCTCTTCGGGGTGATCAGCGCCGCGTCCGCCCACCTGCTGGTGCAGCCGCTGCTGGCCGGGCCGGGGCTGGGCTACGACGTCCTGCAGAAGCCCGTGCTGCTGAACATCCTCGCCGTGGGCCTGTTCTACGTGTTCACGGCCTGGCTCGGTCTGGGCCTCGGCGCCCTGCTGCGCTCCACCACGTGGGGGATCGTGGTGCTCGTCGTGGTCCTGCTCGTGCTCGAGATCGTGCTCTTCGCCCTGTCCTTCGAGTGGCTGGAGGACGTCAAGCCGTACTCCCCGGCAGCCGCCGGCACGCAGCTGACCACGATGTACCAGTCCCCGGACCCGGTGCTCGACCACCTCGAGTCGGGTCTCGTCTACGGCGGCTGGGGCCTGCTGCTCGTGATCGCGGGGATCGTCGTCACCAAGCGCCGGCCCCTCTAG